A portion of the Longimicrobium sp. genome contains these proteins:
- a CDS encoding amidase, which translates to MIPADTLFLPVSQLAEGIRTRRLDPVELAEAYLQRLETLGPRLNAVVTVTRERALDEARAARREIAAGRYRGPLHGVPWGAKDLIAAEGYPTTWGAQPYREQRFPDAAVVARLKAAGAVLVAKLASVELAGGMGYEQANASFTGPGRTPWNPEFWSGGSSSGPGAAVAAGLVPFAIGSETWGSIITPAAFSGVTGLRPTYGRVSRAGAMALSWTMDKIGPLCRTAEDAGLILQAIAGHDPADANSVDRPYRASLALPRGRKPRIGVLKGLAEGSQPEVRRSFEQSVEVMQGFAEIVRDVTLPKFPYGAAAGVIIDAEAASIFEELVESGRVHQLTAPEDRIGGYPGQVVLAKDYLRALRIRTPAAVAMDRFFADGGFDALAHPTRPTVAYPVGPKFGEAYHDAPGGGEPVSGAANLLGLPGIALPNGFGRDNLPTSLSLTGRAWDEQVLVALAHQVQQHTDFHRRRPPGFG; encoded by the coding sequence ATGATCCCCGCCGACACGCTGTTTCTCCCCGTCTCGCAGCTGGCGGAGGGGATCCGGACGCGGCGGCTGGACCCGGTGGAGCTGGCGGAGGCCTATCTCCAGCGGCTGGAGACGCTCGGGCCGCGGCTGAACGCCGTGGTCACCGTCACCCGCGAGCGCGCGCTGGACGAGGCGCGCGCGGCCCGGCGCGAGATCGCGGCGGGGCGGTACCGCGGGCCGCTGCACGGCGTTCCCTGGGGCGCCAAGGACCTGATCGCGGCGGAGGGCTACCCGACCACCTGGGGCGCGCAGCCGTACCGCGAGCAGCGCTTCCCGGACGCAGCCGTCGTCGCCCGGCTGAAGGCGGCGGGCGCGGTGCTGGTCGCCAAGCTGGCGTCGGTCGAGCTGGCGGGGGGGATGGGGTACGAGCAGGCGAACGCCAGCTTCACCGGGCCCGGGCGGACGCCGTGGAACCCCGAGTTCTGGAGCGGCGGCTCGTCCAGCGGCCCCGGCGCGGCGGTGGCGGCGGGGCTGGTGCCGTTCGCCATCGGCTCGGAGACGTGGGGGTCGATCATCACCCCCGCCGCCTTCTCCGGCGTAACCGGGCTGCGGCCGACCTACGGCCGCGTGAGCCGCGCGGGGGCGATGGCGCTCAGCTGGACGATGGACAAGATCGGCCCGCTCTGCCGCACCGCCGAGGACGCCGGCCTCATCCTGCAGGCCATCGCCGGGCACGATCCCGCGGACGCCAACTCGGTGGACCGGCCGTACCGCGCGTCGCTCGCGCTGCCGCGCGGGCGCAAGCCGCGGATCGGCGTGCTGAAGGGGCTGGCGGAGGGCTCGCAGCCCGAGGTGCGGCGCAGCTTCGAGCAGTCGGTGGAGGTGATGCAGGGCTTCGCGGAGATCGTGCGCGACGTCACCCTGCCGAAGTTCCCGTACGGCGCGGCGGCGGGGGTGATCATCGACGCCGAGGCGGCCAGCATCTTCGAGGAGCTGGTGGAGAGCGGGCGCGTGCACCAGCTCACCGCGCCCGAGGACCGCATCGGCGGCTACCCCGGCCAGGTGGTGCTGGCGAAGGACTACCTGCGCGCGCTGCGCATCCGCACCCCCGCCGCGGTGGCGATGGACCGCTTCTTCGCGGACGGGGGATTCGACGCGCTGGCGCACCCCACGCGGCCCACCGTGGCCTATCCCGTCGGCCCCAAGTTCGGCGAGGCGTACCACGACGCGCCCGGCGGCGGCGAGCCGGTCAGCGGCGCCGCCAACCTGCTGGGGCTGCCGGGGATCGCGCTTCCCAACGGCTTCGGGCGCGACAACCTGCCCACGTCGCTCTCCCTCACCGGCCGCGCGTGGGACGAGCAGGTGCTGGTCGCCCTCGCGCACCAGGTGCAGCAGCACACCGACTTCCATCGCCGCCGCCCGCCCGGCTTCGGCTGA
- a CDS encoding sigma-54 dependent transcriptional regulator, giving the protein MAVAEKPRILIIDDDRAFRVGTGALLSDEGYEVDAEPGGDPGLERLRRERYDMVLLDLKMQGRTGLSVLEELRGGGNDVPVLMLTGYATVDSAVQALKLGADDYITKPCDNAVLRSKIKSVLARREPVLGAGASRLVGNTTKMRDVLRAIARVAPTESTVLLRGATGTGKELIAHAIHEESPRRSRPFVAVNCSALAEGLLESELFGHARGSFTGAVGDRKGMFEEANGGTLFLDEIGDVSPAMQARLLRVLQEREVVRVGTSRPVQVDVRVVAATHRDLEAMVEDGRFRKDLYFRLKVFQIRVPELKERPEDIPQLAAASVARWNERVEATRRVGGISDEAIEVLSAYDWPGNVRELMAAVEYACIVCDGKRILPCHLPEEVLEGPQPSVAANGHAEAKKGDTRAAETKRYQAPDANAEREAIKSALEEANGNRTRAAAKLGMGRTTLWQKLKEYGL; this is encoded by the coding sequence ATGGCCGTAGCCGAAAAGCCGCGCATCCTGATCATCGACGACGACCGCGCGTTTCGCGTGGGAACCGGCGCCCTGCTGAGCGACGAGGGGTACGAGGTGGACGCCGAGCCCGGCGGCGATCCCGGGCTGGAGCGCCTGCGCCGCGAGCGCTACGACATGGTGCTGCTCGACCTGAAGATGCAGGGGCGCACCGGCCTGTCGGTGCTCGAGGAGCTGCGCGGCGGTGGCAACGACGTGCCCGTGCTGATGCTCACCGGCTACGCCACCGTCGACAGCGCGGTGCAGGCGCTGAAGCTGGGCGCCGACGACTACATCACCAAGCCGTGCGACAACGCGGTGCTGCGCAGCAAGATCAAGTCGGTGCTGGCGCGCCGCGAGCCGGTCCTCGGTGCCGGCGCGTCGCGGCTGGTGGGGAACACGACGAAGATGCGCGACGTGCTGCGCGCCATCGCCCGCGTGGCGCCGACCGAGTCCACCGTGCTGCTGCGCGGCGCGACGGGGACGGGGAAGGAGCTGATCGCGCACGCCATCCACGAGGAGAGCCCGCGGCGCTCGCGGCCGTTCGTGGCGGTGAACTGCTCGGCGCTGGCCGAGGGGCTGCTGGAGAGCGAGCTGTTCGGCCACGCGCGCGGCTCCTTCACCGGCGCGGTGGGCGACCGCAAGGGGATGTTCGAGGAGGCCAACGGCGGCACCCTGTTCCTGGACGAGATCGGCGACGTGTCGCCGGCCATGCAGGCGCGGCTGCTGCGCGTGCTGCAGGAGCGCGAGGTCGTGCGCGTGGGCACCTCGCGCCCCGTGCAGGTGGACGTGCGCGTGGTGGCCGCCACCCACCGCGACCTGGAGGCGATGGTCGAGGACGGGCGCTTCCGCAAGGACCTGTACTTCCGCCTGAAGGTGTTCCAGATCCGCGTTCCCGAGCTGAAGGAGCGCCCCGAGGACATCCCGCAGCTGGCCGCCGCCTCGGTGGCGCGGTGGAACGAGCGGGTCGAGGCCACGCGCCGCGTCGGCGGGATCAGCGACGAGGCGATCGAGGTGCTGAGCGCGTACGACTGGCCCGGCAACGTGCGCGAATTGATGGCGGCGGTGGAGTACGCCTGCATCGTCTGCGACGGCAAGCGCATCCTCCCCTGCCACCTGCCGGAGGAGGTGCTGGAGGGCCCGCAGCCCTCCGTCGCCGCCAACGGCCACGCCGAGGCGAAGAAGGGCGATACGCGCGCCGCGGAGACGAAGCGCTACCAGGCCCCCGACGCGAACGCCGAGCGCGAGGCCATCAAGTCGGCGCTGGAGGAGGCCAACGGCAACCGCACCCGCGCCGCCGCCAAGCTCGGCATGGGCCGCACCACCCTCTGGCAGAAGCTGAAGGAGTACGGGTTGTAG
- a CDS encoding alpha/beta hydrolase yields the protein MMKLAAAVLAAAVVGGLSAASAAAQEAVLPHETFTMQSAALGEVRRINVWTPPGYGTAGEMRLPVLYMPDGGVDEDFPHVVATVDSAVRAGEMRPVIVVGIENTERRRDMTGPTEVAQDRTIAPRVGGSAAFRRFIADELMPEVRRRYPVTDETAVIGESLAGLFIVETFLVQPELFDTYIALSPSLWWNAEALVRTSPERLRSHRRMHAALYFSSAGDDIIAPIAGLAAVLRANAPAGLRWEYRARPDLHHATIYRGEAPRVLREWLPPRATADDRGHTHP from the coding sequence ATGATGAAGCTCGCAGCAGCAGTTCTCGCCGCCGCGGTGGTCGGCGGGCTCTCCGCCGCATCCGCGGCCGCACAGGAGGCGGTGTTGCCGCACGAGACGTTCACGATGCAGTCGGCGGCGCTGGGGGAAGTGCGCCGCATCAACGTCTGGACGCCGCCCGGGTACGGCACGGCGGGGGAGATGCGCCTCCCGGTGCTGTACATGCCGGACGGCGGCGTGGACGAGGATTTCCCGCACGTCGTCGCCACCGTCGACTCCGCCGTCCGCGCGGGAGAGATGCGGCCGGTGATCGTGGTGGGGATCGAGAACACCGAGCGGCGGCGCGACATGACCGGGCCGACGGAGGTCGCGCAGGATCGCACCATCGCGCCGCGCGTGGGCGGATCGGCCGCGTTCCGCCGCTTCATCGCCGACGAGCTGATGCCGGAGGTGCGCCGCCGCTACCCGGTAACGGACGAAACGGCGGTCATCGGCGAGTCGCTGGCCGGGCTCTTCATCGTCGAGACCTTCCTGGTGCAGCCGGAGCTGTTCGACACCTACATCGCCCTGAGCCCCAGCCTGTGGTGGAACGCCGAGGCGCTGGTGCGCACATCGCCCGAACGGCTGCGGTCGCACCGGAGGATGCACGCGGCGCTGTACTTCTCGTCCGCCGGCGACGACATCATCGCCCCCATCGCGGGGCTGGCGGCGGTGCTCCGCGCGAACGCGCCGGCCGGGCTGCGCTGGGAGTACCGCGCGCGCCCCGACCTCCACCACGCCACCATCTACCGCGGCGAGGCCCCGCGCGTGCTGCGCGAATGGCTCCCGCCGCGCGCAACGGCGGACGATCGCGGCCACACTCATCCATAG
- a CDS encoding lipase maturation factor family protein, with amino-acid sequence MRFGALVPDPAGPVPGYLWPRWIFLRGLGAIFFSAFFSLAFQIHGLIGPRGILPAGDYLHQVAQVLGPAERFWYAPTLLWLGSGSAALTVLVAGGIVASLLLAANVCPRGMVAVCTVLFLSCVAALQDFSSYQSDGMLLEAGFISFFFAPRGVRPGLGAADPPSRLSLFMLRWEWFRIYFESGIVKLASGDPHWRDLTAMDEYYQNGPLPTWPGWYVQHFPHWYHAGTVILTLVVELVLVWAVFAPRRFRIACFAVVTALQIGIIATANYAFLNYLVLLLGILLLDDAVLARARLSVPVSASGPPRPRPVWRRAEAVALGVAVYVTVAGFLLPFFGGWGMPGAPVRLLAPFRIANSYGLFAVMTEARYEIEFQGSRDGRTWVAYPFRYKPQDPRAAPGIYAPYQPRFEWNLWFASLGPWQQSSWVVAAQQRLIEGSPGVLRLFRRDPFGGRPPAMVRTVLYRYWFTDLETKRKTGMWWRRRQIGEFTGTLRRAPDGGWSLENEPTALPPLNVTAPDGR; translated from the coding sequence ATGCGATTCGGCGCCCTCGTTCCCGACCCGGCCGGCCCCGTGCCCGGATACCTCTGGCCGCGGTGGATCTTCCTCCGCGGGCTGGGGGCGATCTTCTTCTCCGCGTTCTTCTCCCTCGCCTTCCAGATTCACGGGCTGATCGGCCCGCGCGGCATCCTCCCGGCGGGCGACTATCTCCACCAGGTCGCCCAGGTGCTCGGTCCCGCCGAGCGCTTCTGGTACGCGCCCACGCTGCTCTGGCTGGGCTCGGGGAGCGCGGCGCTGACCGTGCTCGTCGCGGGTGGCATCGTCGCCTCGCTCCTGCTCGCCGCCAACGTGTGCCCGCGGGGGATGGTGGCCGTCTGCACGGTGCTGTTCCTGTCGTGCGTGGCGGCGCTGCAGGACTTCTCGTCGTACCAGTCGGACGGGATGCTGCTGGAGGCGGGGTTCATCTCCTTCTTCTTCGCCCCGCGCGGCGTGCGGCCGGGGCTGGGCGCAGCCGATCCGCCGTCGCGGCTCAGCCTGTTCATGCTGCGGTGGGAGTGGTTCCGCATCTACTTCGAGTCGGGGATCGTGAAGCTGGCCAGCGGCGACCCGCACTGGCGCGACCTTACCGCGATGGACGAGTACTACCAGAACGGTCCGCTGCCGACGTGGCCCGGCTGGTACGTGCAGCACTTCCCGCACTGGTATCACGCGGGGACGGTCATCCTCACGCTGGTCGTCGAGCTCGTGCTGGTCTGGGCCGTGTTCGCGCCGCGCCGCTTCCGCATCGCCTGCTTCGCCGTGGTCACCGCGCTGCAGATCGGCATCATCGCGACCGCGAACTACGCGTTCCTCAACTATCTCGTCCTTCTCCTCGGAATTCTCCTGCTGGACGATGCGGTGCTCGCGCGGGCGCGCCTCTCGGTCCCCGTGTCGGCGTCCGGTCCGCCGCGCCCGCGCCCCGTCTGGCGGCGCGCGGAGGCGGTGGCGCTGGGCGTCGCGGTGTACGTCACCGTCGCCGGCTTCCTGCTGCCGTTCTTCGGGGGATGGGGGATGCCGGGCGCGCCGGTGCGGCTGCTGGCGCCGTTCCGCATCGCCAACTCCTACGGCCTGTTCGCGGTGATGACGGAGGCGCGGTACGAGATCGAGTTCCAGGGGAGCCGCGACGGCCGGACGTGGGTGGCGTACCCGTTCCGCTACAAGCCGCAGGACCCGCGCGCCGCGCCGGGGATCTACGCGCCGTACCAACCGCGGTTCGAGTGGAACCTGTGGTTCGCGTCGCTGGGCCCGTGGCAGCAGTCGTCGTGGGTCGTGGCCGCGCAGCAGCGATTGATCGAGGGAAGCCCGGGCGTGCTCCGCCTCTTCCGCCGCGACCCGTTCGGCGGCCGCCCGCCCGCGATGGTCCGCACCGTCCTGTACCGCTACTGGTTCACGGACCTGGAGACGAAGCGGAAGACGGGGATGTGGTGGCGCCGCCGCCAGATCGGCGAGTTCACCGGCACCCTCCGCCGCGCGCCGGACGGCGGCTGGAGCCTGGAGAACGAGCCGACGGCGCTCCCGCCGCTGAACGTGACGGCGCCGGACGGGAGATGA
- a CDS encoding S8/S53 family peptidase codes for MAHARLTASLAAAALVVLAACSDDARTPLAPAAAPAAARAAGQIPTRAQERPGTFVERSDRALWQDVAAGGGVATVGLKAPGAPRGFYHGKVLVDRPTWSQADHAVLAQKGVTLLQRDDLLPTLKVRLESLEALSAVRKLGFVDYVEPVVAAGDLNTHAGVGGCSWGDAWTGDRQYTASGDIYSQKFTAMGIPSAWTLSSGAGVTIGLIDTGISSGQGQFLSTFTAGESGGRTLRLMYVSPTFTSAYDACGHGTRMAGIIAAPRDGASVGGIAYRSSLVAVRHADGVAAVSSSDAKYGVRGALQNGSKVIAMAWESLNWWWQVSDEIEYWHYNYPVLFFGAAGTSGCNDGILDSNVVFPADMPEVVAVTGVNYPGGGVPCGIHHGSDVELTAYLDVPSTGQYTGDVVSMGGSSNATAVVSSVAALVWSRNPAMTRDQVRQRLWQTAQYYPSRSSEEGYGVINAYRAVSGN; via the coding sequence ATGGCCCACGCCCGTCTCACCGCCTCGCTTGCCGCCGCCGCGCTCGTCGTGCTCGCGGCGTGCTCCGACGACGCCCGCACGCCGCTCGCGCCGGCCGCCGCACCCGCCGCGGCGCGCGCCGCGGGCCAGATCCCCACCCGCGCGCAGGAGCGCCCGGGCACCTTCGTGGAGCGCTCCGACCGCGCGCTCTGGCAGGACGTGGCCGCGGGCGGCGGCGTGGCCACCGTGGGGCTCAAGGCGCCGGGCGCGCCGCGCGGCTTCTACCACGGCAAGGTGCTGGTCGACCGGCCGACCTGGAGCCAGGCCGACCACGCCGTGCTGGCGCAGAAGGGCGTGACGCTGCTGCAGCGCGACGACCTGCTTCCCACGCTGAAGGTGCGGCTGGAGAGCCTGGAGGCGCTCAGCGCCGTGCGGAAGCTGGGCTTCGTGGACTACGTGGAGCCGGTGGTGGCCGCGGGCGACCTGAACACCCACGCGGGCGTGGGCGGGTGCAGCTGGGGCGACGCCTGGACGGGCGACCGCCAGTACACCGCCTCGGGCGACATCTACTCGCAGAAGTTCACCGCCATGGGCATCCCCTCGGCCTGGACGCTGTCCAGCGGCGCCGGGGTCACCATCGGGCTGATCGACACCGGCATCTCGTCGGGGCAGGGGCAGTTCCTGAGCACCTTCACCGCCGGCGAGAGCGGCGGGCGCACCCTGCGCCTGATGTACGTGTCGCCCACCTTCACCTCGGCGTACGACGCGTGCGGACACGGCACGCGCATGGCCGGCATCATCGCCGCGCCGCGCGACGGGGCCAGCGTGGGCGGCATCGCCTACCGCTCCAGCCTGGTGGCCGTGCGCCACGCCGACGGGGTGGCCGCCGTCTCCAGCAGCGACGCCAAGTACGGTGTGCGCGGCGCGCTGCAGAACGGCTCGAAGGTCATCGCCATGGCGTGGGAGAGCCTGAACTGGTGGTGGCAGGTGTCCGACGAGATCGAGTACTGGCACTACAACTACCCGGTGCTCTTCTTCGGCGCGGCCGGCACCTCGGGGTGCAACGACGGCATCCTGGACAGCAACGTGGTGTTCCCCGCCGACATGCCCGAGGTGGTGGCGGTCACCGGCGTGAACTACCCCGGCGGCGGCGTGCCCTGCGGCATCCACCACGGCAGCGATGTGGAGCTCACGGCTTACCTCGACGTGCCCAGCACCGGCCAGTACACGGGCGACGTGGTGAGCATGGGCGGCAGCTCCAACGCCACCGCGGTGGTTTCCTCCGTCGCCGCGCTGGTGTGGAGCCGCAACCCGGCCATGACCCGCGACCAGGTGCGCCAGCGGCTGTGGCAGACGGCGCAGTACTACCCGTCGCGCAGCTCCGAAGAGGGCTACGGGGTGATCAACGCCTACCGCGCCGTCTCGGGGAACTGA